A part of Paenarthrobacter sp. A20 genomic DNA contains:
- a CDS encoding antibiotic biosynthesis monooxygenase has protein sequence MIRTQLHLKTRPGLVQDVLDFYADRGILARSLAQPGCLAAEIRVPLHFQDCVVVSALWESGTAYQSWVENPERDSAAKELIALLDNTEGALGDAEVSVIHDFKAAHPCSITN, from the coding sequence ATGATCAGGACTCAATTGCACCTGAAAACCCGTCCTGGCCTCGTTCAAGATGTTCTGGACTTTTATGCGGACCGTGGCATCCTCGCAAGGTCCCTCGCGCAGCCGGGGTGCTTGGCAGCGGAGATACGTGTACCGCTTCACTTCCAGGATTGCGTCGTCGTCAGTGCACTTTGGGAATCCGGGACGGCCTACCAGTCCTGGGTGGAAAACCCGGAGCGGGACTCCGCTGCCAAGGAGCTCATTGCTCTGCTCGACAACACGGAGGGCGCCTTGGGCGACGCCGAAGTCTCTGTCATCCACGACTTCAAGGCCGCGCATCCTTGTTCAATTACCAATTGA
- a CDS encoding TetR/AcrR family transcriptional regulator: MSTETRPVRTGRPRSIPDSDTEHSPREQILDAAAALFVENGFTATPTRTIAERVGIRQASLYYHFANKEEMLDELLTASVRPGLEAVRTLEALVPASASAAGALHAALILDTTTLIKAAHNFAILWLLPEVQGERYNSFRLERQELLNVYGRLGAAAATEAVAASVSEEQLGAIIIHLTELISHLRRSGEPDPAYLEVIAATALRACGLDTDAIEAATAESQGLRNKD; the protein is encoded by the coding sequence ATGTCAACCGAAACAAGGCCAGTACGCACCGGTCGTCCACGCAGCATCCCGGACTCCGACACTGAGCACTCGCCCCGGGAACAGATCCTCGACGCCGCTGCGGCGCTCTTCGTCGAGAACGGATTCACGGCCACACCGACTCGCACGATCGCCGAGCGGGTTGGCATTCGCCAGGCATCCCTCTACTACCACTTCGCGAACAAAGAAGAAATGCTCGACGAGCTGCTCACCGCGTCCGTTCGGCCCGGCTTGGAAGCTGTGCGCACCCTTGAAGCACTCGTGCCCGCTTCCGCCAGCGCCGCCGGCGCCCTCCACGCTGCCCTCATCCTGGATACAACTACCCTGATCAAAGCCGCGCACAATTTCGCCATTCTCTGGTTGTTGCCGGAGGTGCAGGGTGAGCGCTACAACAGCTTTCGCCTTGAGCGGCAAGAGTTGCTCAATGTCTACGGACGGCTAGGGGCCGCCGCTGCTACCGAGGCCGTAGCAGCTTCGGTCTCGGAGGAACAATTGGGCGCCATCATCATCCATCTGACGGAACTGATCAGCCATTTGCGCAGGAGCGGGGAACCGGACCCCGCCTACTTGGAAGTGATTGCCGCAACCGCTCTACGCGCGTGTGGACTGGACACCGACGCTATCGAAGCCGCGACCGCCGAATCCCAGGGACTCCGCAACAAAGATTAG
- a CDS encoding DNA glycosylase AlkZ-like family protein, translating into MDALQWRLERHALAGAAVTSVADAVDRMVATRAWPSDAADLAVALRVLDPKRDALSQALESGSVVRSYAFRGGSFIFTPSIAADLLMTRTATRIWETNRWQEQGGFAISDWQPLREAMRGILGDGPLTRSQISERLDRIPGFRDLAQAALGAGADSLYKPLHWWGDICFGPTRGTEATFQLAGPLQDEPADAAVDEAGRRSIRTYLHSYAPATVDNLAYWLAQGLGVPGRRLLAWIGDLGSEITTIDVDGVPSLALTEDVASIASARSPEILRLLPAFDPWFFGPGTADHRLIPTAQRALASNGYPLVISRGSAVATWRVRAQTVVVKPFVPSSQLPLQLLEDEIKHLARILNKDLDIVVEPQT; encoded by the coding sequence GTGGATGCACTCCAGTGGAGGCTCGAAAGGCACGCACTGGCTGGCGCAGCTGTCACCTCGGTAGCTGATGCGGTCGACCGTATGGTCGCTACGCGGGCTTGGCCTTCGGATGCGGCGGACCTGGCAGTCGCTTTACGGGTTCTTGACCCGAAGCGCGATGCCTTGAGCCAGGCGCTGGAGTCCGGGAGCGTGGTGAGAAGCTACGCGTTTCGCGGCGGCTCTTTCATCTTTACCCCTTCCATCGCAGCTGATCTGCTGATGACGCGTACCGCGACCCGGATATGGGAAACGAACCGGTGGCAGGAACAAGGCGGCTTTGCGATCAGCGATTGGCAGCCGTTACGCGAGGCAATGCGCGGAATCCTCGGAGATGGGCCATTGACCCGCTCGCAGATCAGCGAAAGACTCGACAGGATTCCCGGCTTCCGGGATCTAGCGCAGGCGGCGTTGGGTGCGGGCGCTGACAGCCTGTACAAACCGCTGCATTGGTGGGGTGACATTTGCTTCGGCCCGACCCGCGGCACCGAAGCGACATTCCAGTTGGCCGGCCCCTTGCAGGATGAGCCCGCCGACGCCGCCGTCGATGAAGCCGGCAGAAGGTCCATTCGCACCTACCTGCACTCCTACGCGCCAGCCACCGTCGATAATCTCGCTTACTGGCTGGCCCAAGGGCTCGGTGTCCCCGGACGCAGGCTCCTGGCGTGGATCGGGGATCTCGGTTCCGAGATCACAACGATCGATGTTGATGGGGTGCCCTCACTGGCCCTAACAGAAGACGTGGCCTCCATCGCATCCGCTCGCTCGCCCGAAATCCTTCGCCTCCTGCCAGCATTCGACCCTTGGTTCTTCGGACCCGGCACTGCCGACCATCGCCTCATCCCCACCGCCCAAAGGGCCCTGGCGTCAAATGGCTACCCACTGGTCATCTCAAGGGGCAGTGCCGTAGCTACGTGGCGGGTGCGCGCCCAGACTGTCGTCGTCAAACCCTTCGTACCAAGCTCCCAGCTGCCACTCCAGCTACTGGAAGACGAGATCAAGCATCTCGCCCGGATCCTGAACAAAGATCTCGACATCGTAGTCGAACCCCAAACCTGA
- a CDS encoding SDR family oxidoreductase: MSRPIALVTGASSGIGAAVSALLAHAGYDLVLVARRENRLAALKQEFEGIGANSETLSLDLSERTGLTDATRRAGVGDIDVIVSNAGVSAYGPFAEIDPADLDRAWRLNSDATPMLARAALPGMLERGKGGIIAIASNLAFSAGIPTAPADQGRALPHRALYVGAKAGMVAFTRVLASELDGTGVQATVVCPGLVSSEWNGGASQGPQAMTPENVALAAWSSFTKGETLCLPGLEQVDLLDQLAETERRILGGNIGSDLATRYLP; this comes from the coding sequence ATGAGTCGACCCATCGCACTTGTCACCGGGGCCAGCAGCGGCATCGGGGCAGCGGTATCGGCATTGCTGGCGCATGCCGGCTATGACTTGGTACTCGTTGCTCGGCGCGAAAACCGCCTTGCTGCCCTGAAACAAGAGTTTGAGGGGATCGGAGCGAACAGCGAGACCCTTTCGCTTGATCTTTCGGAGCGGACCGGTCTTACTGACGCAACGCGGCGTGCCGGCGTCGGAGACATCGACGTCATCGTCTCCAACGCCGGGGTCAGCGCGTACGGCCCGTTCGCGGAGATCGATCCAGCCGACCTCGACCGCGCCTGGAGGCTCAATTCCGACGCGACACCCATGCTCGCCCGGGCTGCCCTGCCTGGCATGCTCGAACGCGGCAAGGGCGGAATCATTGCGATTGCCTCGAACCTCGCCTTCAGCGCGGGGATCCCCACAGCTCCGGCGGACCAAGGAAGGGCTCTGCCGCATCGCGCACTCTACGTTGGCGCAAAAGCCGGGATGGTGGCATTCACCCGGGTTCTCGCCTCGGAACTCGACGGAACCGGCGTGCAGGCCACCGTTGTCTGCCCCGGGCTGGTGTCGTCGGAGTGGAACGGCGGCGCCTCACAGGGCCCCCAAGCCATGACACCGGAAAACGTCGCCCTTGCCGCATGGTCGAGCTTCACGAAGGGCGAAACCCTTTGCCTGCCCGGCCTCGAGCAAGTTGACCTTCTAGACCAGCTCGCAGAGACGGAACGCCGCATCCTCGGCGGGAACATCGGGTCGGACCTCGCCACCCGCTACTTACCGTGA
- a CDS encoding MarR family winged helix-turn-helix transcriptional regulator encodes MTTTLPTTEPDPRDRVIWALRRAELAVQNLKDRELRALGMAAAHYTLLVSVHAEPGLAGATLARRLNVTPQAIASLVTRLEGRGLIERRTHPRHPQVQELHLTTAGQGALEQADQVIAVIEQRVVDSLGAAGSDQLRSALDRLTASIRPE; translated from the coding sequence ATGACAACAACCCTGCCTACCACCGAGCCAGACCCCCGGGATCGGGTCATCTGGGCACTCCGACGCGCCGAATTGGCAGTGCAGAATCTGAAGGATCGAGAACTGCGGGCCTTGGGGATGGCGGCTGCTCATTACACACTGCTCGTCTCTGTGCACGCGGAACCTGGGCTGGCCGGCGCGACCCTTGCCCGACGCCTGAATGTGACACCCCAGGCCATCGCTTCCCTGGTCACCCGCCTGGAGGGACGCGGGCTGATCGAGCGCCGCACGCACCCCCGGCACCCCCAAGTGCAGGAGCTTCACCTCACCACGGCAGGACAGGGAGCGCTGGAGCAAGCAGACCAGGTCATCGCGGTCATTGAACAGCGGGTAGTCGATAGTCTGGGCGCGGCTGGCAGCGACCAGCTGCGCTCAGCGCTTGATCGGCTGACCGCCTCGATTCGCCCGGAATGA
- a CDS encoding HPr family phosphocarrier protein, with product MPERIATIASRVGLHARPAALFAEAASEENLEVTIARDEDSVDDAMDASSILSLMSLGAKHGDRVVLRAEGPDAETVLERLAAVLEADHDVA from the coding sequence ATGCCTGAGCGCATCGCCACCATCGCAAGCCGAGTGGGACTTCACGCCCGTCCCGCCGCACTTTTTGCAGAAGCAGCCAGCGAAGAGAATCTCGAAGTGACCATCGCACGGGATGAAGATTCCGTGGATGACGCGATGGACGCCTCAAGCATCCTGTCGTTGATGAGCCTCGGCGCCAAGCACGGAGACCGGGTCGTCCTCCGGGCGGAAGGTCCCGACGCCGAGACGGTCCTCGAAAGACTCGCTGCGGTCCTCGAAGCCGACCACGACGTCGCCTAA